GGTGGCTCCCGAGACGTCAAGGATTTAAATCGACCAATTCACGGGCTGAACGCAGACAGCCCCTAAACTGCTTGTATATTGCCGGTTAGCCGCGATTTCGCAATCCGCCAGATCGTGGCCCTGGTCAAAAATCGTCCGAACGTCGCCATCGCCCCATTGCCTCCCATCTCCAGGATTTGATTCATGACACGCCCCGCTTCCTGTCTTGTTTTCACAAGCATGCTATTCGTGGCTTTCGCCGCGAAAGCGGCCGACAAGACGCAGCCCGTTCGCATGGGCTGCGGATTGATGACCTTCGACACGGTTCCCGGCTGGGGGCTTTTGCCCGACGGTCGTTCCGCCCTCGGACCGACCCACGGATCGGTCGTCGTCGACAAGGCGGGGAACATTTACACAAGCGCCAACAAGGGGGTCGTGGTTTTTTCTCCAGACGGGAAGGTGATTCGCTCCTTCGTCGATGACAAGCATTCGAATCTTCATGACATGAAGATCCGCGACGAAGACGGTACCGAGTTCATCTACGGTGCCCGCAACAACGACGCCGAGGGAATCAAGTTCCGCGCCGACACCGGCGAGATCGTGCTGCGGCTGGGCTTCCCCGAAGAATCGGGCCTGGGGCTCAAGAAATTCAACCCGACCGCGATCACCGTGGCCCCAAATGGCGACATCTATCTTTCCGATGGGTATGCCAGCAATCACATATTCAAGTACGACAAGTCCGGCAAGTACCAGATGCACTTCGGATCGCACGGTAACGACTTGAAGCAGTTCAACACGGCGCACGGCATGACGCTCGACACGCGCTATGACCCGCCGCGGCTGTTGATTTGCGACCGCAATCACGAGCCCAAGGGCCGTTTGCTGCACTACGATCTCGACGGAAACTTCATCGCCGAGGTCGTGACCGGCCTGGGCATGCCCACCTCGGCCGTCGTGCAGGGCGATTACGTTTCGGTGCCGGACTTGCACGGCCGGCTCGTGATTCTCGACAAGAGCAATACCATCATCGCTGTCTTGGGGAGCAATCCGGACCCTGCCACGCGGATGAACTTCAACGTGCCGCAAGAGCGCTGGATCGAAGGCATTTTCAACGGCACCCACGGGTCGAGCTGGGACAAGGACGGCAACCTGTACGTACAGGATTGGAACGTTTCGGGGCGCATCATGAAGCTGGTGCGCGTCAAATAGCGCATACGACCGTCATGCGTCGCACGCAACACGGCGTTCGTCGGCTCACTTTCCAGCGGCCTCGTGCCCGTGCCACAACCATTCAAGGGCCTGTGGCAGGGTCTGCTGCTTGACGCCGCCGTCGCAATGCACGGCATTGCGCGCAAAAACGAATTGATAGTGATAGCCTTTATCCGCCAGCACTTTCGCCATATTTTCGTTGGCGAGCACCCAATCGTGCATACCGTCACGCATGGCATTCGGATTCAAGAGATCGCTATCGCTGATTTCCAGCCACAGCCGCAGGGGCTTGGTCGGACTGTTCGGGATCAAGGTCTCATGAAAGCCCCAGGCGCCGTGCGGCGTCTCGGGATTGTGCGGCCATTGTTGATTCACATATGTGCCTGAGTACGTGAGCACACGGTGATACAAATCGGGCCGATACCAGGCCATGGCCAGCGCGCAGGAGCCGCCCGAGCTGCAACCCATGGTGGCCCGGGCCTCGGGATCTTTCGTCAACGTGACGTGGCACTGCTTTTCCACCAGCGGCAGCACCTCGGTCTCGACGAACTCGGCATACAGGCCCGACATCGTGTCGTATTCCAACCCTCGCTGGCTGCCTTGCGCATCGCCGCGACCGTTGCCGATCGAGATGCCGATCATCACCGGCACTTTCTTTTCGGCAATCAGATTATCGAGCGCGGTGAACAAGAGTTTGTCCGGGCCATCCGCGCCGACGATAAAAGGAGCGGTCGTTCCCGGCACATATTGCTGTGGCACGTACACCGCCACCCGGCGCGTGTACGGAGCCGGATGGCTCGTGGTTACAACCATCTTCGCCGGGTTGTCGGGATCCGGCGTACCGTGCGTATTGGGCTCGCGAGCGATGCCAGGATAAATCTTGCTGTCGGCCGAATTCATCGTCAGATTGTGTACCGCACCATGCGGTACGTCCGGCTTCACAATCAATTGCGGTGCCGGCTTGTGCGTCGGGCCAATGATGAAGTTCCCCTCAACGTCGACAGGCGGCACCTCGCCGTCGGGCAATTCCTTCGCGGCGACGTAACCAGGCGTGTGTGGATCGCGCGCCGGAGGTCTGGGCCGATCCGCTGCCGCGCCTAGCCCAGCCAAGGAGAATAACGGAACGGTCCACATCGCAAATCTTAGGGCGTTCATCAGTACTGTCCGGTTAGAAGTCGAATAGGCGTCGTTGGTTAGGGTCGGGGTCTGTACGGTTTTGGTGTTGTGAGGTGGAAAGTAGCTGTAAAAGTGGGGTTTTCTCGAAGGTATTGACAGACAAGATTTGGAGGATTTC
This window of the Pirellulales bacterium genome carries:
- a CDS encoding alpha/beta hydrolase-fold protein, whose translation is MNALRFAMWTVPLFSLAGLGAAADRPRPPARDPHTPGYVAAKELPDGEVPPVDVEGNFIIGPTHKPAPQLIVKPDVPHGAVHNLTMNSADSKIYPGIAREPNTHGTPDPDNPAKMVVTTSHPAPYTRRVAVYVPQQYVPGTTAPFIVGADGPDKLLFTALDNLIAEKKVPVMIGISIGNGRGDAQGSQRGLEYDTMSGLYAEFVETEVLPLVEKQCHVTLTKDPEARATMGCSSGGSCALAMAWYRPDLYHRVLTYSGTYVNQQWPHNPETPHGAWGFHETLIPNSPTKPLRLWLEISDSDLLNPNAMRDGMHDWVLANENMAKVLADKGYHYQFVFARNAVHCDGGVKQQTLPQALEWLWHGHEAAGK